In Candidatus Paceibacter sp., the following are encoded in one genomic region:
- the infA gene encoding translation initiation factor IF-1 has product MADRSDKIAIGTVIEALPNATFRVSFEDGSETIAYLSGRMRINRIKVLVGDKVKVELSQYGQAKGRITQRL; this is encoded by the coding sequence ATGGCAGACAGGTCAGATAAAATTGCTATCGGAACCGTAATAGAAGCACTGCCTAACGCCACATTCCGCGTCTCATTTGAAGATGGGAGTGAAACGATTGCGTATTTGTCCGGCAGGATGCGGATAAACCGCATCAAAGTCCTTGTCGGCGACAAGGTCAAAGTTGAGTTGAGCCAGTACGGCCAGGCAAAGGGTCGGATAACCCAAAGGCTGTAA
- the rpmJ gene encoding 50S ribosomal protein L36, with amino-acid sequence MRVRAAVKTICKDCKLVKRGGRLYNICKKTPKHKQRQG; translated from the coding sequence ATGAGAGTAAGAGCCGCGGTAAAAACAATATGCAAGGATTGCAAGCTGGTCAAAAGAGGAGGCCGGCTTTATAACATTTGCAAAAAAACGCCCAAGCATAAACAAAGGCAAGGATAA
- the rpsM gene encoding 30S ribosomal protein S13 — MRIAGANIPDNKRLEVALTYVFGIGRTLSQNILDAAKISYDKRAKDLTENEQNTVRQLVEKHRVEGDLRREISSNIKRLKDIKSYRGSRHARRLPTRGQRTKTNSRTNRGNVRVTMGSGRKKAEKT, encoded by the coding sequence ATGAGAATCGCTGGAGCAAACATACCGGACAATAAAAGATTGGAAGTCGCCCTGACTTACGTTTTCGGCATAGGCAGGACTTTGTCTCAAAACATTCTTGACGCCGCCAAAATTTCTTATGACAAAAGAGCCAAAGATCTGACGGAAAACGAACAAAATACAGTCCGTCAGCTGGTGGAGAAGCATAGAGTGGAAGGCGATTTGCGCCGGGAGATATCGTCCAACATTAAAAGATTGAAAGACATAAAATCATACAGGGGAAGTCGGCATGCCCGCAGGTTGCCGACAAGAGGCCAAAGGACGAAAACCAATTCCCGCACCAACCGAGGCAACGTCAGAGTGACCATGGGCAGCGGCAGGAAGAAAGCCGAGAAGACATAA
- the rpsK gene encoding 30S ribosomal protein S11: MGKKKIITKEETAAGSAKETKESKAPAAKSAKAKITSGVLRVQSTYNNTTINVTDKSGNSLFWSSSGTLGFRGAKKGTPFASAKVAELLADKAIDAGIKDVDVVVKGVGAGRESAIRAFASKGIEITSIKDVTPVPHNGPKPPKPRRV; this comes from the coding sequence ATGGGTAAAAAGAAAATAATAACCAAAGAAGAAACCGCGGCGGGAAGCGCCAAGGAAACAAAGGAGAGCAAAGCTCCCGCGGCCAAATCCGCCAAAGCCAAAATAACCAGCGGCGTTTTGCGGGTGCAGTCCACCTATAACAACACCACCATCAATGTTACGGACAAGAGCGGAAATTCACTGTTTTGGTCCAGCAGCGGGACGCTCGGCTTTAGGGGCGCTAAGAAAGGAACGCCGTTTGCGTCCGCCAAAGTGGCGGAACTTTTGGCCGACAAGGCCATTGACGCGGGCATTAAGGATGTTGATGTCGTCGTCAAAGGGGTCGGGGCCGGACGAGAATCGGCCATTCGGGCGTTTGCTTCCAAGGGGATTGAAATAACTTCCATTAAAGATGTAACGCCGGTGCCGCACAACGGCCCGAAACCGCCGAAACCGAGAAGAGTATAG
- the rpsD gene encoding 30S ribosomal protein S4 yields the protein MLTDKCKKCRRAGEKLFLKGERCFTAKCAIARKPYLPGPATKSGRPRRASVSEYGAKLREAQKTKFSYGIRTRQYENYMKEAAVKAAGGNVKAGLFGLLESRLDNVVYRLGLAESRSVARQMVTHGHIMVNGRRVNVPSRRVFIGDKISIRPQSAVKGKFKDLDVKMKKYNPPAWLRMDKAKKEGEIVGAPSAENI from the coding sequence ATGTTAACAGATAAATGTAAAAAATGCAGAAGAGCGGGGGAAAAACTCTTTTTGAAAGGAGAGAGGTGTTTTACCGCTAAATGCGCCATAGCCCGCAAACCGTATCTGCCCGGACCGGCCACAAAGTCGGGAAGGCCGAGAAGAGCCTCCGTCAGCGAGTACGGCGCGAAGCTGCGGGAAGCGCAGAAAACAAAATTCAGCTACGGCATAAGGACAAGGCAGTACGAAAACTACATGAAAGAGGCTGCGGTAAAAGCGGCCGGAGGAAACGTTAAGGCGGGACTTTTCGGCTTATTGGAATCGCGTCTGGACAACGTGGTTTACCGGCTCGGACTGGCGGAATCAAGGTCGGTGGCGAGACAGATGGTGACCCACGGGCACATAATGGTAAACGGCAGAAGGGTCAACGTGCCTTCCCGCCGGGTTTTTATCGGCGATAAAATTTCCATACGGCCGCAATCTGCCGTAAAAGGCAAGTTTAAGGATCTGGACGTGAAGATGAAGAAATACAACCCGCCCGCCTGGCTGAGAATGGACAAAGCCAAAAAAGAAGGGGAAATCGTCGGGGCTCCTTCGGCGGAAAATATTTAA